A single Micromonospora sp. CCTCC AA 2012012 DNA region contains:
- a CDS encoding acetolactate synthase large subunit: MTRPTPETLAHSVRRSRPATEPAGDTDHAPAPRGGAVPAAPAVRASAPAQLSGAGSLVRSLEALGVDVVFGIPGGAILPAYDPLYDSTVRHILVRHEQGAGHAATGYAQATGKVGVCIATSGPGATNLVTPIADAYMDSVPMVAITGQVARPSIGTDAFQEADIQGITLPITKHNFLVQTAEEIPQVLAEAFHLASTGRPGPVLVDIPKDVLQAQTTFSWPPTLDLPGYRPTLHPHGKQIREAARLMTSARRPVLYVGGGVLKAGATDALRRLAELTGIPVVTTLMALGAFPDSHRQHLGMPGMHGTVAAVYGLQKADLIVALGARFDDRVTGRLDSFAPDATVVHADIDPAEIGKNRHADVPIVGDARHVIDELIAAVTTERAAHPSADLDDWWTQLDDLRDRYPLGYEEPADGTLSPQYVIKRLGEIAGPDTIFVAGVGQHQMWASQFISYEKPYTWLNSGGLGTMGYAVPAAMGAKVGKPDTVVWAVDGDGCFQMTNQELATCALEGIPVKIAVINNGNLGMVRQWQTLFYNERYSNTELGTHKHRIPDFVKLAEALGCVGLRCENAADVDKTIEAAMAINDAPVVIDFTVGKDAMVWPMVAAGTSNDEIMFARGVRPAFDEDDLS, from the coding sequence ATGACGAGACCCACGCCAGAGACCCTCGCCCACTCCGTCCGGCGATCCCGCCCGGCCACCGAGCCGGCGGGTGACACCGACCACGCTCCCGCTCCGCGCGGCGGCGCCGTCCCGGCCGCCCCGGCGGTACGGGCTTCCGCCCCGGCGCAGCTCTCCGGCGCCGGCTCGCTGGTGCGGTCGCTCGAGGCGCTCGGCGTCGACGTCGTCTTCGGCATCCCGGGCGGCGCGATCCTGCCGGCGTACGACCCGCTCTACGACTCCACCGTCCGGCACATCCTGGTCCGGCACGAGCAGGGCGCCGGGCACGCGGCCACCGGCTACGCGCAGGCCACCGGCAAGGTCGGCGTCTGCATCGCCACCTCCGGCCCGGGCGCGACCAACCTGGTCACGCCGATCGCCGACGCGTACATGGACTCGGTGCCGATGGTGGCGATCACCGGGCAGGTGGCGCGCCCCTCGATCGGCACGGACGCCTTCCAGGAGGCGGACATCCAGGGCATCACCCTGCCGATCACCAAGCACAACTTCCTGGTGCAGACCGCCGAGGAGATCCCGCAGGTCCTCGCCGAGGCGTTCCACCTGGCCTCGACCGGCCGGCCCGGCCCGGTGCTGGTGGACATCCCCAAGGACGTCCTCCAGGCGCAGACCACCTTCTCCTGGCCGCCCACCCTCGACCTGCCCGGCTACCGGCCGACCCTGCACCCGCACGGCAAGCAGATCCGGGAGGCGGCCCGGCTGATGACCAGCGCCCGCCGCCCGGTGCTCTACGTCGGCGGTGGCGTGCTCAAGGCCGGCGCCACCGACGCGCTGCGCCGGCTGGCCGAGCTGACCGGCATCCCGGTGGTCACCACGCTGATGGCGCTTGGGGCGTTCCCCGACTCGCACCGCCAGCACCTCGGCATGCCCGGCATGCACGGCACCGTGGCCGCCGTCTACGGCCTGCAGAAGGCCGACCTGATCGTGGCGCTCGGCGCCCGCTTCGACGACCGGGTCACCGGCCGGCTCGACTCGTTCGCGCCGGACGCCACGGTGGTGCACGCCGACATCGACCCCGCGGAGATCGGCAAGAACCGCCACGCGGACGTGCCGATCGTCGGCGACGCCCGGCACGTCATCGACGAGCTGATCGCGGCGGTCACCACCGAGCGGGCCGCCCACCCGTCGGCCGACCTCGACGACTGGTGGACCCAGCTCGACGACCTGCGCGACCGCTACCCGCTGGGCTACGAGGAGCCGGCCGACGGCACCCTCTCCCCGCAGTACGTGATCAAGCGGCTGGGCGAGATCGCCGGACCGGACACGATCTTCGTGGCCGGGGTGGGCCAGCACCAGATGTGGGCCAGCCAGTTCATCTCGTACGAGAAGCCGTACACCTGGTTGAACTCCGGCGGCCTCGGCACCATGGGCTACGCGGTGCCGGCGGCGATGGGGGCCAAGGTCGGCAAGCCCGACACGGTGGTCTGGGCGGTGGACGGCGACGGCTGCTTCCAGATGACCAACCAGGAGCTGGCCACCTGCGCGCTGGAGGGCATCCCGGTCAAGATCGCAGTGATCAACAACGGCAACCTCGGCATGGTCCGGCAGTGGCAGACGCTCTTCTACAACGAGCGCTACTCCAACACCGAGCTGGGCACCCACAAGCACCGCATCCCGGACTTCGTCAAGCTCGCCGAGGCGCTCGGCTGCGTCGGCCTGCGCTGCGAGAACGCGGCCGACGTCGACAAGACCATCGAGGCCGCGATGGCGATCAACGACGCCCCGGTCGTGATCGACTTCACCGTCGGTAAGGACGCGATGGTCTGGCCGATGGTCGCCGCCGGGACCAGCAACGACGAGATCATGTTCGCCCGGGGCGTCCGCCCCGCCTTCGACGAGGACGACCTCTCATGA
- a CDS encoding putative bifunctional diguanylate cyclase/phosphodiesterase — protein sequence MVATALLSAFAAAGATALLVASARRRSGPHRQAHALLAAGAGITLLSLLVGAAVTVFDTGHWAQHQGQRMGWAALVSVGTALGGVALGAAVLRLPGAAVTASATARLLFDALIIASALWFVGWVVFSEPTRLLGAATPVACVPILLATVSAALAAGLALIVVVRAACPRGRVTLLGLGITATTCGGLGLSAGLCQAGAGLALTGATVLAAGLLAVALAVHRVDPLGPVDVDLIRRDGEYAFVPMAAMAASALYHLFQGGRFDAYGIVAGSVEGFALVARQYLTLNDVRGYASRLAEREAHFRELAHTDPLTGLANRRGLLRALQRCAEADVPCVLLGLDLDGFKNVNDMRGHDVGDAVLAEVGLRLRSNLRPGDLAARLGGDEFAVLMHGRPADADTVAERLLGVLGRPYEEPDGPVFLSVSIGVAGRSGQEDVELLLRNADLALRYAKQRGKNRIERYDATYDQLLRRRTRLEHELRGAIDRDELRLAFQPVASLPSVRPVGAEALLRWHHPELGNVRPDEFIPLAEECGMIAPLGAWVLHQACYQLSRWLADGHDVWVSVNVSPRELHAPEYVVQVAEALRAHHVPPQRLVLEVTEHAVATDLDELIRRLTALRLTGVRIALDDFGAGYSSLGQLRRLPIDILKIDHSLVAEHEPVRPVGQDGPAFAPMVDIVMRLGHQLGLEVIAEGVTTPTELAAVVAAGCRFGQGALFGWGVPAEHLEAMLEAATSPGARPAVPPPPPPPAPVRPTPSPLLPRLRTHPPAPVPPVPAPRLSTEESAQVEAAADEAVDPTRPRS from the coding sequence ATGGTCGCCACCGCGCTGCTGAGCGCGTTCGCCGCCGCCGGCGCCACCGCACTGCTGGTCGCGTCCGCCCGGCGGCGCAGCGGGCCGCACCGGCAGGCCCACGCGCTGCTCGCCGCGGGTGCCGGGATCACCCTGCTCAGCCTTCTCGTCGGGGCCGCCGTGACGGTGTTCGACACCGGGCACTGGGCCCAGCACCAGGGGCAGCGGATGGGCTGGGCGGCTCTGGTCTCGGTCGGCACGGCGCTCGGCGGGGTGGCCCTCGGCGCGGCCGTGCTCCGGTTGCCCGGCGCCGCCGTGACCGCGTCCGCCACCGCCCGGCTGCTCTTCGACGCCCTGATCATCGCGAGCGCGCTCTGGTTCGTCGGCTGGGTGGTCTTCTCGGAGCCGACCCGGCTGCTCGGCGCGGCCACGCCGGTGGCCTGCGTACCCATCCTGCTGGCGACGGTGAGCGCGGCGCTCGCCGCCGGGCTGGCCCTGATCGTGGTGGTGCGGGCCGCCTGCCCCCGGGGCCGGGTGACCCTGCTCGGGCTCGGCATCACCGCGACCACCTGCGGCGGGCTCGGCCTCTCCGCCGGGCTCTGCCAGGCCGGGGCCGGGCTGGCGCTGACCGGCGCCACCGTGCTGGCCGCCGGGCTGCTGGCCGTCGCGCTGGCCGTGCACCGGGTCGACCCGCTCGGCCCGGTCGACGTCGACCTGATCCGGCGCGACGGCGAGTACGCCTTCGTGCCGATGGCCGCGATGGCCGCCTCGGCCCTCTACCACCTCTTCCAGGGCGGCCGGTTCGACGCGTACGGCATCGTCGCCGGCAGCGTCGAGGGGTTCGCCCTGGTGGCCCGGCAGTACCTGACCCTCAACGACGTACGCGGCTATGCCAGCCGGCTGGCCGAGCGGGAGGCGCACTTCCGCGAGCTGGCGCACACCGACCCGCTGACCGGGCTGGCCAACCGGCGCGGACTGCTGCGCGCCCTGCAACGCTGCGCCGAGGCGGACGTGCCGTGCGTGCTGCTCGGGCTCGACCTGGACGGCTTCAAGAACGTCAACGACATGCGCGGACACGACGTCGGTGACGCGGTGCTGGCCGAGGTGGGCCTGCGGCTGCGGAGCAACCTGCGCCCCGGCGACCTGGCCGCCCGGCTCGGCGGCGACGAGTTCGCGGTGCTGATGCACGGCCGGCCGGCCGACGCGGACACGGTCGCCGAGCGGCTGCTCGGGGTCCTCGGGCGCCCGTACGAGGAGCCGGACGGACCGGTCTTCCTCTCCGTCAGCATCGGCGTGGCGGGCCGCTCCGGCCAGGAGGACGTGGAGCTGCTGCTGCGCAACGCCGACCTGGCGCTGCGCTACGCCAAGCAGCGCGGCAAGAACCGGATCGAGCGGTACGACGCCACCTACGACCAGTTGCTGCGCCGGCGGACCCGGCTGGAGCACGAGCTGCGGGGCGCGATCGACCGGGACGAGCTGCGACTGGCCTTCCAGCCGGTGGCGTCGCTGCCCTCGGTACGCCCGGTCGGCGCGGAGGCGCTGCTGCGCTGGCACCACCCGGAGCTGGGCAACGTCCGCCCGGACGAGTTCATCCCGCTCGCCGAGGAGTGCGGAATGATCGCCCCGCTCGGCGCCTGGGTGCTGCACCAGGCCTGCTACCAGCTCTCCCGGTGGCTCGCCGACGGCCACGACGTCTGGGTGTCGGTGAACGTCTCCCCGCGCGAGCTGCACGCCCCCGAATACGTCGTCCAGGTCGCCGAGGCGCTGCGCGCACACCACGTGCCGCCGCAGCGGCTGGTGCTGGAGGTCACCGAGCACGCGGTCGCCACCGACCTGGACGAGCTGATCCGCCGGCTGACCGCGCTGCGGCTGACCGGGGTGCGGATCGCGCTGGACGACTTCGGCGCGGGCTACTCGTCGCTGGGGCAGCTGCGCCGCCTGCCGATCGACATCCTCAAGATCGACCACAGTCTGGTCGCCGAGCACGAGCCGGTCCGGCCGGTGGGGCAGGACGGCCCGGCCTTCGCCCCGATGGTCGACATCGTCATGCGGCTCGGCCACCAGCTCGGTCTGGAGGTGATCGCCGAGGGGGTGACCACGCCGACCGAACTGGCCGCGGTGGTCGCCGCCGGCTGCCGCTTCGGGCAGGGTGCGCTCTTCGGGTGGGGGGTGCCGGCCGAGCACCTGGAGGCGATGCTGGAGGCGGCGACCTCACCGGGTGCCCGTCCGGCGGTGCCGCCGCCGCCCCCGCCGCCCGCCCCGGTTCGGCCGACCCCGTCGCCGCTCCTGCCGCGGCTGCGGACCCATCCACCCGCTCCGGTCCCGCCGGTGCCCGCCCCGCGCCTCTCGACGGAGGAATCCGCGCAGGTGGAGGCCGCCGCGGACGAGGCCGTCGACCCGACACGCCCACGTTCGTGA